From Halomicrobium salinisoli, the proteins below share one genomic window:
- a CDS encoding ABC transporter ATP-binding protein: protein MALLELADVTAGYGATPVLRDVDLAVEEGEIVGVVGKNGVGKTTLMKTAMGLLEPESGSVRYRGEDVTDAPADARARAGIGYIPQGRGIFPDLTVEQNLRMGEHVDAGSAETLYDEVYDLFPVLEERATQDGGTLSGGQQQMLAIARALVANPDLLLLDEPSEGVQPSIVDRIGEDIRAINEELGTTVLFVEQNLGVIRQMADRCYAMERGTVVDELGADDLAGDDDLERYLAV from the coding sequence ATGGCGCTGCTCGAACTGGCCGACGTGACCGCCGGCTACGGCGCGACGCCGGTCCTCCGCGACGTCGACCTCGCCGTCGAGGAGGGCGAGATCGTCGGCGTCGTCGGCAAGAACGGCGTCGGGAAGACGACGCTCATGAAGACCGCGATGGGGCTGCTCGAACCCGAGAGCGGGAGCGTCCGGTACCGCGGCGAGGACGTCACCGACGCGCCCGCCGACGCCCGCGCCCGCGCCGGGATCGGATACATCCCGCAGGGCCGGGGCATCTTCCCGGACCTCACCGTCGAGCAGAACCTCAGGATGGGCGAGCACGTCGACGCCGGCTCCGCGGAGACGCTGTACGACGAGGTCTACGACCTCTTTCCCGTCCTCGAGGAGCGGGCCACGCAGGACGGCGGGACGCTGTCGGGCGGCCAGCAGCAGATGCTCGCCATCGCCCGCGCGCTGGTGGCCAACCCCGACCTCCTCCTGCTGGACGAGCCCAGCGAGGGCGTGCAGCCGTCGATCGTCGACCGGATCGGCGAGGACATCCGCGCGATCAACGAGGAACTGGGGACGACCGTCCTGTTCGTCGAGCAGAACCTCGGCGTGATCCGCCAGATGGCCGACCGGTGTTACGCGATGGAACGCGGCACCGTCGTCGACGAACTCGGCGCCGACGACCTCGCCGGCGACGACGACCTCGAACGGTACCTGGCGGTCTGA